From the Gordonia bronchialis DSM 43247 genome, one window contains:
- a CDS encoding alpha/beta fold hydrolase, whose translation MTIRPTPEFADVGLRDHGGPVLAEDAAGSVVGFGLGGSGLGPIVLLHGLMGRGRTWRRQIPWLRSYGRVFTFDAAFHTGADVEMPDDPAELATERFVADLAELLTWIDLGPAVLIGHSMGALHAWCTAAAYPELVSALVIEDMAPDFRGRTTTNWTPWFEAWPDRFDSMAHACQMFGPVAGRYFYEAFDDGRLHGRLPIWTAIADEWGTRDFWSEWSAVSVPALLIEAEHTVTPPGQMRRMCAVNERASYLRVPGAGHLVHDDEPDVYRGAVEAFLSGPDVGRT comes from the coding sequence GTGACAATTCGCCCGACGCCGGAGTTCGCCGACGTCGGGCTGCGCGATCACGGCGGACCGGTGCTCGCCGAGGACGCTGCCGGGTCCGTCGTCGGATTCGGTCTGGGTGGATCCGGTTTGGGGCCGATCGTGTTGTTGCACGGCCTCATGGGGCGCGGGCGCACGTGGCGCCGTCAGATCCCGTGGCTGCGGTCCTACGGGCGGGTCTTCACCTTCGACGCCGCGTTCCACACCGGCGCAGACGTCGAGATGCCCGACGACCCCGCCGAACTCGCCACCGAACGCTTTGTTGCCGACCTCGCCGAACTGCTCACCTGGATCGACCTCGGTCCCGCCGTCCTCATTGGCCACTCGATGGGTGCGCTGCACGCCTGGTGCACCGCGGCGGCCTACCCGGAACTGGTGTCGGCGCTGGTCATCGAGGACATGGCACCCGACTTCCGGGGACGCACGACCACCAACTGGACGCCGTGGTTCGAGGCGTGGCCCGATCGGTTCGACTCAATGGCACACGCGTGCCAGATGTTCGGGCCGGTGGCCGGCCGATACTTCTACGAGGCCTTCGACGACGGACGGTTGCACGGCCGACTGCCCATCTGGACGGCCATCGCCGACGAATGGGGGACGCGCGACTTCTGGTCGGAATGGTCGGCGGTGTCGGTGCCGGCGCTGCTGATCGAGGCCGAGCACACCGTCACCCCGCCCGGTCAGATGCGCCGGATGTGCGCGGTCAACGAGCGGGCGAGCTACTTGCGGGTGCCCGGCGCCGGACACCTCGTCCACGACGACGAGCCCGACGTGTACCGCGGTGCGGTGGAGGCATTCCTGTCCGGGCCCGACGTCGGGCGCACCTGA